CACATTGTACTAATCCTAATGTTGAACAAGTAACCACCAAAGAAAGATATAACCAcgttaaagaaaaacaaacaagcataaACACAGAATGCAAGACAAGACTGATGTTCCTGGTGTACATGTGATATTTTGTCTGCCCTAGAGTCGAGCTCACCATTAGGAAACCTTCATTCGAATTTCAACACAGAAAGTCAACGGTTTCACCACTGCTGTCACTGTTGTACATACTTTGGTagcaggaaataaaaaaaagtacatGATAGAATATTACCAGTTATATACAGCACACCAATACACACAAAAGTAAACTTTCTTCCTAGAGATAAATTACGCAGTCAAAATTATACACATTACACACTAAACAGGTAGTTGCCTTTGAGAGGGTAACAAAAGTCACACACAGATCACAACAGTATTCAAAGGAAAAGGTTACGAAAAATAATTTGAGAGACTATGATCGGTGAAGTGAGAAGCAGCACAATATGTCAGCAACCACGTTGGTTTTTCAGACTTTTCTAGTATTCATGACTGTGGGAACAAAGAAAAGCCATTGTAGTCTGACTGGGAGCATATGAGCCACCAGTTCCGAGTGAAAGGGCTCCTTTACATGCCATATTGTGTCCGAAATCCCATAGAATTGAGGTGCACCAGTGTAAATTTTGCTAAATTGACAGAAAAACCTTGACAACTGATTGACGCAGGGTGGTTCCACAGTTGTTGTAATTCCGGGTAGTACACACTTTGGGAACCAAGTACATTTTCAAGGCAGGGAATCCCAAAACAATCCAGATAATAATGGAGAGCAAAATCACAAGTCTTTATTGGTCCAGCTGACACTCATCACAGCTTGACCGTCAGTTCAAAAGCACAGTGGTCTCCCAGCTAACACGTTACCTACACAGAAGCCTTTGCAGAGCTGGGATTGGGGCATCAGACAAGAAGACTGCACACGGTCTTCCTCAGCTGCAGTCTACAAACGGAACAGATGAGTGCTTCTGCATTAACTTCCAATGAGGTGAGCTGATGTGGAAACGGCTAGGGGTCCTGAGCTTTGCAACGTTTAGAGGTAATTATGGCCGGCTAAAGTGGGAAATAATGTGGAACTACTTATTCCAAGCTACTCATGAAAATCGGGAGGTGTGACAGCATTAAAATTACGAAACGCATCATTTATTATATACTAAATCTAAATCATATTCTctgtttatattatttatagttATATAAATACCTTTTCAGCAGACGTCTGCATGATTGGAAGCAACTAGGGGAAGGAATTAACCTTAGGTTTTATTTTGCCTTTCGAAGCCTCTACGTCAGCAGAGCCCAAGGCAATACCAGGGCTGGCATACTAAAGTACGATTCTGTCTCATTCAGTGACACCGTTCTACAGCTGCACATCTCCTGACCATTGGTAGTGTTTACGGACCATAGATACACATTTTCCTCCCTGGTCCATCTGCTTGACTGTCCACGTAAGGCAGGGAAAGCTACGGGGCTGGTGGTCATCTGCTTCCCAGGAATGGTTACGCATTTTTAAAGAGCCCTCTCCTCCAATGGACATTTATGCAGCATATataggaatgggggggggggggggcagatgtgtAGGCAAAAATGAGGTTTAGAGGTGGCCAGAGTCCAAACTGATGTGCACTCCATGTAGGCGTCCACACCACATCACTTCCAGGCTCACTGCTCCTCTCCTTCATTACAAGATCTCCTCCACTCCGTGGGCGAAGATCATGACCAGGCCCGGCTCCAGGATCATGTCCTCGCCCATGTGCTGGTTCTCGCAGGCCATCACCACCACCGCCTGCTTGCCCGGGATGCGCTTCGCCACATAGTTCTCGTAGTAGCGCCGGTTCATCTGCCGCGTCTCCAGCGTGGCCAGGCCCTGCGGCCAGCTGCGCTCGTGGGCGTTCTCGATCAGGTCGTTGACGATGGACAGCGGGCAGCCGCTATCGATCAGCGAACGCTTGATCACCGCCTGCAGCACGGCGTCTGGCGTGGAGATCATTCCACCCCAGCGAGTAACACGGGCCGGCTGGAGGGAGTTCACCCACCTGGGAAAAAAGGTTAGAGCATAGAAAGCAGATGAGGAGGGGAAGGGTTACGTCACACATTGCCTAGGTGCAGATAACCCACCATTATGAATATACAATCTTTAAGATGCTGTACCAGGCTGGCAAAATGTTGCAACTCGGCAAACCATCGCTAGCTTTGTAGCGTTGGAACTGCAGTAAAGGATATCAGAAATGTGCAAATTATAAAGGTAGAGCCCCCACTCAAAAGTGGTGAACAAATTGTTTAAAGATTATTGAGAGCATTGCATTCTGTTGTAAAGGAAATATATGTCCTATTGTAACCTGTGATTTATGACATGCCATTGCATAAATGTTTTATCTTAACCTGTGATGTGCAAGGAGGTTCCTGACATCAgctggaggatgaggaagtgcaTGAGAACATTGGAAGGTTACCATCACTGGCGAGGAATGACAGAATGATGTGTAACTATTTAACAAATTAAGCAAAACTTAAAGGCGAGTTCAGAGACTGAAACCATGTTGACGGCAACAGCAAAGTGTTCGTTGTAAGTGTGTACAGGATAGGAAGCGCCCTTCTGTTTGAAGATGCTTGATGACCGTCTGAAAGTGCTTCCCGATACTGCAGTAAATAGACGCAGAACCTCTCGCTAGAGCAGCACGCAAGACTGCAAGGTACTCACTCCACGATTTCGTTGTACTCTATGGTCTCTTCCAGGTTCTGCAGATTGGGGTTGGCACTGCGTATGGCTCGCATGTAGGCCTTCAGCAGCTGAATGTCCCGTTTCTGCCAGGAGAATAGTAAACAGTGATGCACAGAGATATGACCCAAATTATAATCACACTATCCCTGTCACATTTAACACTTCCAGTGGAATGATGACATAACCAAACAGAATATTAACCACAGGGTATTATCCTTTAAGATTAAGGTATCATTAAAAGTCTAGATTTTGGTACACACATGTTCAGACATTAGCAGCCTAATTTGGCAAGTGAAAGATTCACACATCTTGGTGACAGTGGGGTGCCCCACCCCCTGCATTGAGAGATCAGCATCACTTAATCCAATTCACAGGTGTCTACACCGTATGCTTGTGATGCCTTCCGATGCCGACCAGCGGGTGCATTGATGTGTAAAGAACGTGGGCAAGCGGAGGCCATGTTATCTGCCAATACGTCCCTTTCCCCATCTGTTCTCCAGACTATCCAATATaacaggggtgtccaatcttatccgcaaagggccggtgtgtatgcaggtttttgggataacctgtaggtcagctgttcaaacccaggtgtgaggactcttcagccaatcagtcctctaattagtaatctaattagggagttgcagcgaaaacccgcatacacaccggccctttgcagataagattggccacccctgcaaTAGAAGGTGCCAAGCATTACTTTACGGTctataaaatgttaaatatttcatGAAGGAAAATATTACAGGTAAGACCAAACACCAATGTTTGGTCTTTATCTGCCATGTTCAGCAGACCTTTGCTGCCTTCTCATTTAGAGCCTCTTGGAAGAGCGTGGCACCCTAAGGCAGTGTtcctcaacccagtcctcggggaatcccggccagtccatgtttttgctttctctcagctcccagcgtaccaggtattctgtgttcctgattggcttggagctgagaggaagcaaaaacgtggactgtctggggttccccgaggactgggttgggaaacactgccctatgGGAATCTAAACAGGGTTCTGCACACCCTCTGACAGAGCGGGAGGCGGCTTGTAGAGCACCatggaccccccctccccaccccgaACCTCAGACCTGCTCGGCGAGCTGGTGCTTGTGCTCAGCCGCCGTCTTCTCCAGCTCGGCGATCTtggtctgctgctgctgcaccaCACCACGCAGGTGCCTGATGCAGTTGTGGTTCGGCAACTCGTCCTTGGGCATCTCAAGCCtgggttggggggcgggggtagaACCATAATTATGAAGCCGCATCTGATTCAGGATAGCCTGTCCTGTGCTGTTACACAAGAGGAGTCCCCGTGAACACTAAAGGGTCTGTGTTTCACTGAGTGAGCGAGcatggtgtgtgtgtccatTATAGAGCAGTAGGGAAAACCAAGTAAACAGCATCTCAAAGAATAAGGCCTAACCATTGTGAAAAGAATTTTCCAaagtagggaaaaaaaattaatgtgcGTGTCATTCTTAACCAAATTAACTTTCATGGAACAATACAAAGTCCAGAATATTAGATTCCACAGCATCTCAAGCCTGCCTCATGTGATCAATAAGATGATCTTATAAAGACTAGATGGAACAAAATGCACcggtaaacaaaaaaaaaaacaaagattttTCTGAAATTTGTTATTTTGGACGAGTGTAATGCACATCTAATTTGTGGCAGATTTGCAGAGATGCCAGAATAATTTAGTCACTTCTTTTCATGTTCACAAGGTGACTGTGGTTATTGACCCAAATAACGAATTCATTCAGGGTCCCGGGAAACCACGGGGAATTCCAAATTGTTACAAGAGTAATGAGGACAGGAAAATTCGAACGGGGTTTTAGGTTAATTCTCGCTGCTGTTCCCCGTTTTAGTTTACAAACGTGTCTCTGACGTGCGAGTGCTCGCAGATAATGCTACCATGCGTGACAAACGAGAGCGCCCTTTAAACTTGTGATGTATATCATGGGGGAGATGTTTAAGAGGGAGAATACAAAAATAGACAAATGGACAATAATCACACCAGCATTAATGTAATGCTAGGTAACACTTCTGATTACACAATAATTACTAAACTAGTGTTTATGTTCTATGCCAGCATGATGGCTCAGTAGGTAGCACTGTTCCTGCAAATCTCTGGAATTGTAGGCTTGATGCCCACCTACACTCTGCGTGTGGATTTTGTATGTTTGCCCCGTTTTAACACACGACACCTCTCACAAAGTCATGCAGGGAGCCAAATTAGTATCTCTAAAAATTTGTCTGTAgagtgcgtgtatgtgtgcgtgcgtatacacacacacggactggcatcccatccagggaacACTCCGGCTCTGTGATGCCTGGAGCAGGCTCTAGGTGTCGGAGCCGTCACTCCAAGCAAGCAATTGGAAGAGGGATGCAATGATTAACAATTAGTACCTTAAAACAAAGGAGGGATTTATAAGGAGCGTGGGACAGAAAGCCCTCAGACTTCTGCTGACATCACAGATGGGCAATCAGTTGTTTTAATAACGTGGGAATTCAACAAAGGGGTGTCCTGGGAGAGGTGTGTGACGTGTGTGACCCCCCAGCAGAGCAGAGGGATGTGGGGCCGCTCACCCGCAGCCCTGCTCGCACATCACAGGCCTCTTGGGGTTGTGCTCGCAGTCCTTCAGGTGCGACTGCAGCTGGTCGAGGCGCAGCACGGCTGTGCAGCCGAAGGCGGCGTTGTCGCAGGTTATCTGCAGCTTGGACAGCATGTTGCGCATGATGCGAGGCACAGGCCGCAGGTGAGCCAGTGTGACCACGGTGCGGTCCACAGGACAGATCTGCTGCTGGGAGAACCACTGGGTGATGCAGGCATTGCAGAAGGCATGCTCACAGTGAGGAGCCTGTGGGGAGGAGGAAACTCATAAAATTACAGCAAACAGTTTCTGCGACGGAGTAAATTTTATTGAAgatctttttaaaattttatttatacctCTTGTAGGCTCATAGTTGGCCTTTATTGGCCTGCAGATGTCTTTGTAAAAGTGTCCATAAGCAGTCATTACAATtaattttcaaattaattttttttcgtACAAAATTagtatgtatatacagtggtacctcggttctcaaacttaatccgttctggactccggatcgaatcctaaaaagtttgagttctgatcgaatttttcccataagaaataatgggaaaccaattaattggttcccggccccccaaaaattacacctaaatgttttttttttttgttagcatttaaaaaaaatgaacaggataaaacaagagcagcatttttttcttaatggcttccaaaatgataaagatctgatcccaacattacccctgtcctgccccgatcgtccgctccttccgtgtgccacgccccctcgttaacctcctgtgggatccccatgtgatcagccgtttctggttgttgtcattagtcctctgtattaagtccacgtttcagtttgtttccccagtccggtcattgggcgctggcttaaagcaacgcattctgatcctgacgcaatgcattacggttagatgtattgcgacctctcacccggctgcacaaactggaactgccaCCGTGACGAATTGATCCATtgggctatatatatatatatatatatatatatatatatatatatatatatatatatatatatatatatatatatatatatatatatatatatatatatatatatatatatatatatatatatatatatatatatatatatatatatatatatatatatacacacacacatacacacacacaaacatcatgcgtgtaactaaactcttcagccaataagggcaatatatatatatataaaatccaCTGGATCCAAGCCCCTCCCCTGTAAATTCTAGTCTTCATCTGACTAGCTGAAGAACTGCATTTAAGGTTTTAACACCACATACCAAATAAGAATATAACCCAGCAGATGCCTGCACTGTGATGATGCTTTAATTCACAACGTTACTGAGCCTGACCGGTTTGAGAAGTTGCCTGCAGCACGTCTGATTAAAGGGTGGCCCTGAGGGATTATAAATCAACTCAGCCCTTATGAAAGTCTGAGAGATCTAGTACtctgtgtaaacatgcacaggTTTGCATAAGCaatgttacagaaaataattttaaaaactatatttAGACTCCTTCCCATGACTTCTACCAAGTTTTACGTTGCAGTCATTCACATCGTTCCTCGGCTGAAAACAAAGCAACTAAAGATATTCCGGTGACTAAATAGAAGATGCACGATACACAGTCCTACAGTAAAACAGCATAATAGTTGCCTTGTAGGTTATGCTCCGTTTCCTACatcatagccccccccccccactccaaaaACCGAGCAGGAGACATCGGCTCTTGTATCACTGCCAACTCGATGCGCAAAGTAGCCAAACCCACCGGCTGGTAAAGGCACAGTGAGAGATCATGTCTAATAACCCCATCATGTGCCTGCAGCAGCAGATACATGGCTACCCAAACACACAGGCGTACGAGCAAGAGTTCCGGGATCTCCATGTCCGAAAGAAGCATAGAGCAGCGACGGACGTTTTAACAATATTGTGACACGTGCagacatgacacacacacactcaccggTTCAGGAGGGGCTTAACATAATCAGACACAGAATGGAGGAAAACTGAGTCCCTGCAGCGAAGGGAAGTCCTGACACTCCCATGACCGACACTCCATGCAGATCTTTGTGCACAAAGATGACATTACGCGGGACAGACCAGCCAACATCACTGCATATCTTCACAGAGATGTAAACAGTGCACACGACACAGCGTCCTCTCTCTATTACAGCTTCCCAGAAAAAGCAGCTGCTTCCAGGGTatctccccccaacccccctctCCTCAGCCAGTTCCGTCTCCTGCtccagcaccccacccccaccttgcCTGAAATAGGCTCAGTTCCAGCTGTCCACTTTTGCACTATGCGGGTTCTTGCCTGCCAGTTACTACAGAATTTGAGTTCACATTTGGATCGCACAGAGAAGGTAATCACAATGCCATTTTCAGAGTGTCAAATGGAGGGGGAACAATCTGACATTGGCAAAGGCTGCAACATAGAATTTATGACTTGTGTCCTTGGACACAAGAACACCAAAGGGATTCTGGGAGATGTAGTACAACATCAAATTTCCCCCCTTCCCAGGCCTTGAAATATCCACATGAGATTAACAGAATTCAGTTACAGTGAACTGtgttatagcaatcagactgcTTCTTACTAGTCACAATTTATCTACATCTGATTTCCTCCCAGCTGAATCCTTCTCTGGAGGGTCCCAAAGAGACACATCAATGCAGACTGGCATTTTCATCAGCTGGAAGCagttttttctccccctctcaCTCTGAGTCACAGCTTCTGCTCTGCTGGGTTAGCCCAAAAAGAGGATATCATTCCTTGAGGCTGAATCTTTCACTCCCAGAATCCTTCAGGACAGAATACCTACATCAACACCAAGAAATGAAGGTGCCAAGGACTACTGCAGGGCTATACTCTCAGATCACTCCTAAACTAAAGCCAGGCACTGCAGCTACAaccaatcaaaaaactaaatcCCTCTTTCCTGATTGGGTTTGGTAGGACCTTCAAGGATGTGGCCCCCTGTTACGCAAATGAAGTCACTGACGCACAAACTGGAATAGTTTTCCCAGGTGAATTCTTCTGGATATCATATGACAATAGAGCAATGATGCTTCAATTTAAACGGCCCTAAGCTCCAGAAAAAGCCAGCCATCATTTGACATGGAGCTCTTTATATCCAAAATGAAGTCTTTGTATTTTAACATAGCCTATTTCTATTAAAACACTGCTTTGACTGCTGCGGTTTATTGGCTCACTAGATGATACTCATCTGTTGCATGGCATTCAGACACTGATTTCTACTCTCATCTCCGGCACCCCCTGCCAGGGTTAATCCTAGAAAGCCTTTTGACTCATCCATCACCCCAGACAGCTAACCGAGCACAGAGCATTTCGCTTTTCAAAAGGTCTGAAGCGACCAGGTTTGCTCCTCACAGTGCTGCTCACACAGTTGTTTCCTTTTCCCTCCCTTACTTTACCTACTCTTACCTACATTCCCTCTGGTGTCTTCTGGATCCTCACCCAGAAATGGTGCTTTCAACCGTATAACACTAATCATTTGTGTCCACTGCCCCAAATCTACTTCTCCTGATTTTGATGAATGTTACATAAAGTGCTTTTGAGGGACTTTAGGAAAGGGCACTACATAAAAATTGACAGAACAGCAGCAGAAGCATCAacagaatagaaaaaaaaaataaaaaataaaaaactgctGACCTGCACAGGTTCTTCTAAAACTCCACTACATATGGGACACAGCAGATCCTCATCCACTTCCCCCTGGAACCTGGTGACCTCGTAGCCCATGGCACATTACTGGAGCCACCCAGACCTAGAGAGTGGTAAATAATGAACATTATTGAATATACATCACTTGCAAGATTTCTACCTATTCAGCTTCATTACCAAAGACAAACAGGCTTTCTTCATGTGTGTATATGCACTGATACTATAAGGTCTATTACTGTATTGGAGATCTTGTATGTTCACTTTTTGGGGCATTCAATTCAAAATACTGGCAATCTGATACTTTGCAGAGTCTAGTTCATCACTGCAATTTAAGACATAACGTCAATCAAAATTCTAGAAAGGGGCACTTTCGTCACAAATGAAATCCTTAACTATAGAGTACCTGATTCCTTAATATCAACATGAGGAAGTCATTATgatcaaactttttttttttatttgccagATTCAATTGACTGACTGGCCTAAATTGCTCGGACCCCAAGTTTGGCTCTctatatacatgtgtgtatgtctcaaTGGAAAGCAAGATGTAATAGATGAGTGTACTAACATTTGTGCAAAAAGCAAATAAAGGACACTTTCATTTAGTCATTTCTATCAGATAGGAGACGAAAAAAGTATGCATGTCTTCTTGTGCATTAGTCATAATGTACACAGAAGACGAATCTGTAAGCATGCGCTCAA
This genomic interval from Paramormyrops kingsleyae isolate MSU_618 chromosome 8, PKINGS_0.4, whole genome shotgun sequence contains the following:
- the LOC111855147 gene encoding E3 ubiquitin-protein ligase NRDP1 isoform X1, yielding MGYEVTRFQGEVDEDLLCPICSGVLEEPVQAPHCEHAFCNACITQWFSQQQICPVDRTVVTLAHLRPVPRIMRNMLSKLQITCDNAAFGCTAVLRLDQLQSHLKDCEHNPKRPVMCEQGCGLEMPKDELPNHNCIRHLRGVVQQQQTKIAELEKTAAEHKHQLAEQKRDIQLLKAYMRAIRSANPNLQNLEETIEYNEIVEWVNSLQPARVTRWGGMISTPDAVLQAVIKRSLIDSGCPLSIVNDLIENAHERSWPQGLATLETRQMNRRYYENYVAKRIPGKQAVVVMACENQHMGEDMILEPGLVMIFAHGVEEIL
- the LOC111855147 gene encoding E3 ubiquitin-protein ligase NRDP1 isoform X2; its protein translation is MRNMLSKLQITCDNAAFGCTAVLRLDQLQSHLKDCEHNPKRPVMCEQGCGLEMPKDELPNHNCIRHLRGVVQQQQTKIAELEKTAAEHKHQLAEQKRDIQLLKAYMRAIRSANPNLQNLEETIEYNEIVEWVNSLQPARVTRWGGMISTPDAVLQAVIKRSLIDSGCPLSIVNDLIENAHERSWPQGLATLETRQMNRRYYENYVAKRIPGKQAVVVMACENQHMGEDMILEPGLVMIFAHGVEEIL